GTAAAAGTTACGACGCACAGAAATTCTGTAAATTGCGAGACATGAAATTGCACCCGATAAAATGGAAAGACATCGAAGGGGTGAGCGACTACATCTATTTCTCAATCATCTTTCAATAAACCGGGCCACAAACAAGCCGAGGCGGTAATGGTTGTTCCATCACCGCCTCGGCTGTATAGTGAATCCGATATTTTTACGAACGAGGAGTGAAACGCAACTCTTTACCCCGGCAGGAAGGCTCGACCTGCCCGTTCTGATAGGCTATGATGCCATTGACAAACGTGGTGTCGATGGTCACCGGGAACGTATGGTTCATAAAGGGCGACCAGCAGCACTTGGTCAACACGTTCTCGGGAGTGACGGTATAAGGCTGTTGCGGGTCGACCAGCACCATATCGGCATAATATCCGGGACGGATAAATCCGCGGCGTTCGATTCCGAACAACTTGGCCGGAGCATGGCACATGCGTTCGACAACGGTCTCGACGGGAATCACGCCCTGCAACGATTTTTCGAGCATCACTTGCAAGGAGTGTTGCACCAGGGGGCCGCCCGAGGCGGCTTCGAGGCACGACCCCTCCTTCTCGGCCAAGAGGTGCGGAGCGTGGTCGGTGGCCACGACATCGATGCGCCCCGAGACAGTGGCCTGCATGAGTGCTTCGCGGTCGGCCGCCGTCTTGATGGCCGGGTTCCACTTGATAAGGTTCCCATACTCGGCATAGTCGCGGTCGTCGAAAAAGAGGTGATGCACGCACACCTCGCCGGTGATGCGTTTTTCCTCAATGGGGCCGTCACTCAGGAGGGTCAACTCCTTGGCCGTGGAGAGATGGAGCAAATGCAATCGGGCATTGTAACGTTGCGCCAATTCTACGGCCTGCGACGAGGAGGCATAACAGGCTTCGGCACTGCGTATCAGCGGGTGAAAGGTCACCGGCAGGTTTTCGCCGAACTCTTCGATGTACTTCTGTTTGTTGGCCTTGATGATTTCTTCTTTTTCGCAATGCACGGCAATGAGCGCGGGTGCCTCGGAGAAGATGCGGGACAGCGCGTCGGCATTATCGACCAGCATATTCCCGGTCGACGAGCCCATAAACACTTTCACGCCGCACACCCGGCGATAGTCGGCACGAAGCACCTCT
This portion of the Candidatus Caccoplasma merdavium genome encodes:
- a CDS encoding dihydroorotase yields the protein MKSLLIKNALLINEGKSQLASVLVVGDTISTVYTDDSYADIEGHVDRVIDATGKWLLPGVIDDQVHFREPGLTHKADINTESMAAVAGGVTSFMEMPNTKPPTITRDALDWKFARAAQTSLANYSFYIGATNENIEEVLRADYRRVCGVKVFMGSSTGNMLVDNADALSRIFSEAPALIAVHCEKEEIIKANKQKYIEEFGENLPVTFHPLIRSAEACYASSSQAVELAQRYNARLHLLHLSTAKELTLLSDGPIEEKRITGEVCVHHLFFDDRDYAEYGNLIKWNPAIKTAADREALMQATVSGRIDVVATDHAPHLLAEKEGSCLEAASGGPLVQHSLQVMLEKSLQGVIPVETVVERMCHAPAKLFGIERRGFIRPGYYADMVLVDPQQPYTVTPENVLTKCCWSPFMNHTFPVTIDTTFVNGIIAYQNGQVEPSCRGKELRFTPRS